A single Streptomyces sannanensis DNA region contains:
- a CDS encoding GNAT family N-acetyltransferase: MNVSLREVEQSDLPVLFALLQDPEAARMAAFTPENPADRARFDAYWARILTSDDINRTVLVDGAVAGHAAVYGPSGEREVTYWIDRAHWGRGVATTALRALLRLVPERPLYARAAADNTGSVRVLEKCGFRVTEHTRGFANARGAEIDEVVLTLED; encoded by the coding sequence ATGAATGTCTCGCTGCGTGAGGTCGAGCAGTCCGACCTGCCCGTCCTCTTCGCCCTGCTGCAGGACCCCGAGGCGGCCCGGATGGCCGCCTTCACCCCCGAAAACCCTGCCGACCGGGCACGCTTCGACGCGTACTGGGCGCGGATCCTGACCTCCGACGACATCAACCGGACCGTGCTCGTCGACGGCGCGGTGGCCGGGCACGCGGCGGTGTACGGGCCGTCGGGCGAACGCGAGGTCACCTACTGGATCGACCGCGCCCACTGGGGCCGCGGCGTGGCCACCACCGCCCTGCGCGCACTGCTCCGGCTCGTCCCCGAACGGCCGTTGTACGCCCGCGCCGCCGCCGACAACACCGGGTCCGTCCGGGTCCTGGAGAAGTGCGGTTTCCGGGTCACCGAACACACCAGGGGTTTTGCGAACGCCCGGGGCGCGGAGATCGACGAAGTGGTCCTCACCCTGGAGGACTGA
- a CDS encoding IclR family transcriptional regulator yields the protein MSAAQTGGETGGAPVKSAVRTVELLEFFAGRPGMHSLTAVQDAVGYPKSSLYMLLRTLVELGWVETDATGTRYGIGVRALLVGTSYIDGDEVVAAARPTLDRLSDDTTESVHLARLDGTDVVCLATRRSQHHLRPFTRVGRRLPAHSTALGKALLATRTDEQVRALLPEKLRRLTEHTVTDRERLIEELSLVREQGYAVDREENTLGLRCFGVAVPYRTPARDALSCSVPAARLTPAHEQLVKDALLDARDRLTTAARRF from the coding sequence ATGTCTGCTGCTCAGACAGGCGGGGAGACCGGCGGCGCACCGGTCAAGTCCGCCGTGCGGACCGTGGAACTGCTCGAGTTCTTCGCCGGACGCCCCGGCATGCACTCGCTCACCGCCGTCCAGGACGCCGTCGGCTACCCCAAGTCCAGCCTCTACATGCTGCTGCGCACCCTGGTGGAGCTCGGCTGGGTGGAGACCGACGCGACCGGCACGCGCTACGGCATCGGCGTACGGGCCCTGCTGGTCGGCACCTCGTACATCGACGGCGACGAGGTCGTCGCCGCCGCCCGCCCCACCCTGGACCGGCTCTCCGACGACACCACCGAGTCCGTCCACCTCGCCCGGCTCGACGGCACCGATGTCGTCTGTCTCGCCACCCGCCGGTCCCAGCACCATCTGCGCCCCTTCACCCGGGTCGGCCGCCGGCTGCCCGCCCACTCCACCGCCCTCGGCAAGGCGCTGCTGGCCACCCGCACCGACGAACAGGTCCGCGCGCTGCTGCCGGAGAAGCTGCGCCGGCTCACCGAACACACCGTCACCGACCGGGAGCGGCTCATCGAGGAACTGAGCCTCGTCCGCGAGCAGGGCTACGCCGTCGACCGCGAGGAGAACACCCTCGGTCTGCGCTGCTTCGGCGTCGCGGTCCCCTACCGCACCCCGGCCCGTGACGCCCTCAGCTGCTCGGTGCCGGCGGCCCGGCTCACCCCCGCCCACGAGCAGCTCGTCAAGGACGCGCTCCTCGACGCCCGCGACCGGCTGACGACTGCCGCACGGAGGTTCTGA
- a CDS encoding GNAT family N-acetyltransferase — translation MIRHATVRDLDAIAALHAAARATYYRRRVPEAAEPAGTCEGWARAIDRDRTEGAVLCAELDGLVVGAASYRLRAGQASLTQLHVHPAHWSRGVGTALHTACVTAWQRAGVRTARLGVYEHNVRARAFYARHGWRPDPGIPRLGTHLALRLTVPDPPGA, via the coding sequence ATGATCCGTCACGCCACCGTCCGGGACCTCGACGCCATCGCCGCCCTGCATGCCGCGGCACGCGCCACCTACTACCGGCGCCGGGTCCCGGAGGCGGCCGAGCCGGCCGGTACTTGCGAGGGCTGGGCCCGCGCCATCGACCGCGACCGCACCGAGGGCGCCGTCCTGTGTGCCGAGCTGGACGGCCTGGTCGTCGGCGCCGCCTCGTACCGCCTGCGGGCAGGCCAGGCCAGTCTGACCCAGCTCCATGTACACCCCGCCCACTGGAGCCGCGGCGTCGGCACCGCGCTGCACACGGCCTGCGTGACCGCCTGGCAGCGCGCGGGCGTGCGCACCGCCCGGCTCGGCGTCTACGAGCACAATGTGCGCGCCCGGGCCTTCTACGCCCGCCACGGCTGGCGGCCCGACCCCGGGATACCGCGCCTGGGCACCCACCTCGCACTGCGGCTGACAGTCCCGGATCCGCCGGGGGCGTAA
- a CDS encoding aldehyde dehydrogenase (NADP(+)): MAAPVWSVDPRTGKPREEIAAEATARDVDEAVRAAHAACDALADRAVRTALLRTAADLLDAAADEIVAAADAETALGPVRLTGELARTTGQLRAFADVVEEGSFLDVRIDHADAAQTPPWPDLRRWKVPLGVVAVYAASNFPLAFSVPGGDTASALAAGCPVVIKAHPAHPATSELCAGLLRRAAAQAGLPEDVVRLVHGFDAGVELIRHPLVAAAGFTGSVRGGRALHDAAAARPVPIPFHGELGSLNPVVVTEAAAAERAEELGAGLAGSMTLGVGQFCTKPGFVLVPSGAAGDTLVKTLTETLAAAGAGVMLDHRMRDAFVAGTAERAALPDVDAPVAPGADGDHTVRPGFLTVPARPLAAEGPHDLLLEECFGPVTVVARYEEDSEITAVLSRLPGNLTATVQLSTAEAEGADGRGTGLLAALSRLAGRVLVGGWPTGVAVAPAQHHGGPYPATTSTSTSVGGTAIERWLRPVTYQSTPAALLPPELRDDNPLGLPRRINGRLER, translated from the coding sequence GTGGCAGCACCAGTCTGGAGTGTCGATCCCCGAACCGGGAAGCCGCGCGAGGAGATCGCGGCGGAGGCCACGGCCCGGGACGTGGACGAGGCGGTACGGGCCGCGCACGCCGCCTGTGACGCCCTCGCCGACCGGGCCGTACGCACCGCCCTGCTGCGCACCGCGGCCGACCTCCTGGACGCGGCCGCCGACGAGATCGTGGCCGCCGCCGACGCCGAGACCGCCCTCGGCCCGGTCCGGCTCACCGGCGAACTCGCCCGTACCACCGGCCAGCTGCGGGCCTTCGCGGACGTCGTCGAAGAGGGCTCCTTCCTCGACGTACGCATCGACCACGCCGACGCCGCGCAGACCCCGCCCTGGCCCGACCTGCGCCGCTGGAAGGTGCCGCTCGGCGTCGTCGCCGTCTACGCCGCGAGCAACTTCCCGCTCGCCTTCTCCGTACCCGGCGGGGACACCGCGAGCGCCCTCGCCGCGGGCTGCCCGGTCGTCATCAAGGCCCACCCGGCGCACCCGGCCACCTCGGAGCTGTGTGCCGGACTGCTGCGCCGCGCGGCTGCTCAGGCCGGTCTGCCGGAGGACGTCGTCCGCCTTGTCCACGGCTTCGACGCGGGCGTCGAACTGATCCGGCACCCGCTGGTCGCCGCCGCCGGCTTCACCGGTTCGGTACGCGGCGGGCGCGCCCTCCACGACGCCGCGGCCGCCCGGCCCGTACCCATCCCCTTCCACGGCGAACTCGGCTCGCTCAACCCGGTCGTGGTCACCGAAGCGGCCGCCGCCGAACGCGCCGAGGAACTGGGCGCCGGGCTCGCGGGCTCGATGACGCTGGGCGTCGGCCAGTTCTGCACCAAGCCGGGCTTCGTCCTGGTCCCCTCGGGGGCGGCCGGTGACACCCTGGTCAAGACCCTGACCGAGACCCTCGCCGCCGCCGGTGCCGGTGTCATGCTCGACCACCGCATGCGTGACGCCTTCGTGGCCGGCACCGCGGAGCGGGCCGCACTGCCGGACGTGGACGCTCCCGTCGCCCCGGGCGCGGACGGCGATCACACCGTGCGGCCCGGCTTCCTGACCGTACCGGCCCGTCCGCTGGCCGCCGAAGGCCCGCACGACCTCCTGCTGGAGGAGTGCTTCGGCCCGGTCACCGTCGTCGCCCGCTACGAGGAGGACTCGGAGATCACCGCCGTCCTCTCCCGCCTCCCCGGCAACCTCACCGCCACCGTCCAGCTCTCCACCGCCGAGGCCGAGGGCGCCGACGGCCGGGGGACCGGACTGCTCGCCGCGCTCAGCCGGCTGGCCGGCCGGGTCCTCGTCGGCGGCTGGCCCACCGGCGTTGCCGTCGCCCCCGCCCAGCACCACGGCGGCCCCTACCCGGCCACCACCTCCACCTCCACCTCGGTGGGCGGCACGGCGATCGAACGCTGGCTCCGCCCCGTCACCTACCAGTCGACGCCCGCCGCCCTCCTGCCCCCGGAGCTGCGCGACGACAACCCCCTCGGCCTGCCGCGCCGCATCAACGGCCGCCTGGAGCGCTGA